Proteins from a single region of Pseudarthrobacter sp. NIBRBAC000502772:
- a CDS encoding 2'-5' RNA ligase family protein, with amino-acid sequence MSAASNVSEGMSVGVILGFPPAIAEELQRWRASFGDPMAGVVPAHITLVTTTPTQDWAATQAHVRDVARRQVPFMVTIAGTGTFRPVSPVVYINVEDGFDSCVELHEKLQTGPLQRELPFSYHPHVTIAHDVAPESLDEAETVLESYRATFPVVSMGLYEHDADGIWQLREELDFGTETDDGGSFAADADANGATAPH; translated from the coding sequence ATGTCGGCCGCCAGCAATGTCAGTGAAGGAATGAGCGTAGGCGTCATTCTGGGCTTCCCCCCTGCCATCGCCGAGGAACTTCAACGGTGGCGCGCCTCCTTCGGGGACCCCATGGCGGGGGTGGTGCCCGCGCACATCACGCTGGTCACCACCACGCCCACCCAGGACTGGGCAGCTACCCAGGCGCACGTCCGCGACGTGGCGCGGCGGCAGGTCCCGTTTATGGTCACCATTGCCGGGACCGGAACGTTCCGGCCGGTCTCCCCGGTGGTTTACATCAACGTCGAGGACGGGTTCGACTCCTGCGTGGAGCTCCACGAAAAACTCCAGACCGGCCCGCTGCAACGCGAGTTGCCGTTCTCGTACCACCCGCATGTCACCATCGCCCACGATGTCGCGCCCGAAAGCCTGGACGAGGCCGAAACGGTGCTTGAAAGTTACCGGGCAACGTTCCCGGTGGTTAGCATGGGACTCTACGAGCACGATGCCGACGGCATTTGGCAGCTACGGGAAGAGTTGGACTTTGGGACCGAAACTGACGACGGCGGGTCCTTCGCCGCGGACGCCGACGCAAACGGCGCCACCGCTCCCCACTGA
- a CDS encoding CHRD domain-containing protein: MKSHAFRTAAVATAIISLLGITAPAEAKPGAAPAIPLNTGQEVGPVHTGAGGSFTYTIDDDELCYTLTVRDLSAPAMAAHIHLASRNVAGGVVIPLEVDSGTDWTIDTCTTEDSAVLAAIESNPGDYYVNVHNADFPGGEVRGQLK; encoded by the coding sequence ATGAAGAGTCATGCGTTCAGGACAGCCGCGGTGGCCACAGCCATCATCTCCCTTTTGGGGATCACCGCCCCTGCGGAGGCGAAACCGGGCGCCGCTCCCGCCATTCCGCTCAACACCGGCCAGGAAGTCGGTCCGGTTCACACCGGGGCCGGCGGATCCTTCACCTACACCATCGACGATGACGAGCTCTGCTATACGCTGACCGTCCGTGATCTGTCCGCTCCTGCCATGGCGGCACACATCCACCTCGCGTCCCGCAATGTGGCTGGTGGTGTGGTTATTCCGCTTGAGGTGGACAGCGGCACGGACTGGACGATTGATACCTGCACTACGGAAGACTCGGCCGTGCTGGCAGCCATCGAATCCAACCCAGGCGACTACTACGTCAACGTGCATAACGCCGACTTCCCCGGCGGGGAGGTCCGCGGCCAGCTGAAGTAG
- a CDS encoding S9 family peptidase, which yields MSRSEKVSFEGSTGELLSGIIDVPEGPVRGWGVFSHGFTLGKDSPAASRMCKALADTGIGMLRFDNLGLGESAGYWSEGSFSHKVADTVVAAEFMRNQGRAISLLVGHSFGGAAVLSAARQIPELDAVATVAAPFSPKHVAHVFDAALDKILSEGSAEVDLGGKRVEIRKHFVEDLENADLTDCIRQLHRPLMVLHSPTDNTVGIENASTIFQTARHPRNFVSLEGSDHLLTGKGQAARAARIISAWADQYLDAGK from the coding sequence ATGTCCCGCTCCGAAAAAGTCAGCTTCGAAGGATCCACCGGCGAGCTCCTGTCCGGCATCATCGACGTCCCGGAGGGGCCGGTACGGGGCTGGGGTGTCTTCTCGCACGGCTTCACGCTGGGCAAGGACAGCCCCGCGGCGTCCCGCATGTGCAAGGCCCTGGCTGACACCGGCATCGGGATGCTCCGTTTCGATAACCTGGGGCTGGGCGAGTCCGCCGGCTATTGGTCGGAGGGCTCCTTCAGCCACAAAGTGGCTGACACCGTTGTGGCCGCCGAGTTCATGCGCAACCAAGGGAGGGCTATCTCGCTGCTGGTGGGCCACTCGTTCGGTGGCGCGGCGGTGCTTTCGGCCGCCCGCCAGATCCCGGAGCTCGACGCCGTCGCAACAGTGGCCGCCCCGTTCTCACCCAAGCACGTGGCCCACGTCTTTGACGCCGCACTGGACAAGATCCTCAGCGAGGGCAGCGCCGAAGTGGACCTCGGCGGGAAACGCGTGGAGATCCGGAAGCACTTTGTGGAGGACCTGGAGAACGCGGACCTCACGGACTGCATCCGGCAGCTGCACAGGCCTCTGATGGTCCTCCACTCCCCCACGGACAACACTGTGGGCATCGAGAACGCCAGCACCATCTTCCAGACGGCGCGCCATCCGCGGAACTTCGTCTCACTCGAAGGCAGCGACCACCTGCTGACCGGCAAGGGCCAGGCAGCCCGGGCCGCCAGGATTATTTCTGCCTGGGCCGACCAGTACCTCGACGCCGGGAAGTAA
- the glyA gene encoding serine hydroxymethyltransferase codes for MTTTATTTVAVSNQSLAELDPEIAAVLSQELGRQRGTLEMIASENFAPRAVMEAQGSVLTNKYAEGYPGRRYYGGCEYVDIAEQLAIDRVKALFGAEYANVQPHSGAQANAAALSAMITPGDKILGLSLAHGGHLTHGMKLNFSGKLYNVAAYQVEPDNFRVDMDKLREQAIAEKPQVIIAGWSAYPRHLDFAAFRSIADEVGALLWTDMAHFAGLVAAGLHPSPVPYSDVVTSTVHKTLAGPRSGVILAKQEWAKKINSNVFPGQQGGPLMHVIAAKAVAFKIAGTEEFKERQERVLEGAKIIADRLNQSDVSDAGVSVLTGGTDVHLVLVDLRNSQLDGQQAEDLLHSVGITVNRNAVPFDPRPPMVTSGLRIGTPALATRGFGAAEFTEVAEIIATALKAGTATDVEALQSRVDKLCADFPLYPQHEQW; via the coding sequence GTGACTACTACCGCCACCACAACAGTCGCCGTCAGCAACCAGTCGCTGGCCGAGCTTGACCCCGAAATCGCAGCAGTCCTCAGCCAGGAACTTGGCCGCCAGCGCGGCACCCTGGAAATGATCGCCTCCGAAAACTTTGCCCCGCGCGCTGTGATGGAAGCCCAGGGCTCGGTCCTGACCAACAAGTACGCCGAGGGTTACCCGGGCCGCCGTTACTACGGCGGCTGCGAATATGTGGATATCGCGGAGCAGCTGGCCATCGACCGCGTCAAGGCACTGTTCGGTGCCGAGTACGCCAACGTCCAGCCGCACTCCGGTGCCCAGGCCAACGCCGCAGCATTGTCCGCCATGATCACCCCCGGTGACAAGATCCTGGGCCTGTCCCTGGCCCACGGCGGCCACCTGACCCACGGCATGAAGCTCAACTTCTCCGGCAAGCTCTATAACGTGGCTGCCTACCAGGTGGAGCCGGACAACTTCCGCGTTGACATGGACAAGCTGCGCGAACAGGCCATCGCCGAGAAGCCCCAGGTCATCATCGCCGGCTGGTCCGCCTACCCGCGCCACCTGGACTTTGCGGCCTTCCGCTCCATCGCCGATGAAGTGGGCGCGCTGCTCTGGACCGACATGGCACACTTCGCCGGACTGGTGGCTGCGGGGCTGCACCCGAGCCCGGTGCCGTACTCCGACGTCGTCACCTCCACCGTGCACAAGACCCTCGCCGGCCCGCGCTCCGGTGTGATCCTGGCCAAGCAGGAGTGGGCCAAGAAGATCAATTCCAACGTCTTCCCGGGCCAGCAGGGCGGGCCGCTCATGCACGTCATTGCAGCCAAGGCCGTTGCCTTCAAGATCGCCGGCACCGAGGAATTCAAGGAGCGCCAGGAGCGTGTCCTCGAAGGCGCCAAGATCATCGCTGACCGCCTCAACCAGTCCGACGTCTCCGACGCCGGCGTCTCCGTCCTCACCGGTGGCACCGACGTGCACCTGGTCCTGGTGGACCTGCGCAACTCCCAGCTCGACGGCCAGCAGGCCGAGGACCTCCTGCACTCCGTGGGCATCACCGTGAACCGCAATGCGGTTCCGTTCGACCCCCGCCCGCCGATGGTCACCTCCGGCCTGCGCATCGGCACCCCGGCCCTCGCCACCCGCGGCTTCGGTGCTGCCGAATTCACCGAGGTGGCAGAGATCATCGCCACTGCACTGAAGGCCGGCACCGCCACGGACGTCGAGGCACTGCAGTCCCGCGTGGACAAGCTCTGCGCCGATTTCCCGCTGTACCCGCAGCACGAGCAGTGGTAA
- a CDS encoding bifunctional methylenetetrahydrofolate dehydrogenase/methenyltetrahydrofolate cyclohydrolase, with product METGTAQILDGKATAAAIKAELTVRVAALKAKGVVPGLGTILVGSDPGSTWYVGGKHKDCAEVGITSIRRDLPEETTQDELLAVVRELNDNPECTGYIVQLPLPKHINQDVILEAMDPDKDADGLHPMNLGRLVANVSGPMTSPLPCTPKGCVELLTRHGISLKGKRVLVVGRGVTIGRPVGLLLTRKDVNATVILAHTGTVDLAAELRQADVVIAAAGVPHMIKAADLKPGAIVLDVGVSRVDDGNGKAVVTGDVDPAAAAVASWISPNPGGVGPMTRAMLLANVVETAERQAGIA from the coding sequence ATTGAAACTGGAACTGCACAGATTCTTGACGGCAAGGCTACCGCCGCTGCCATCAAGGCCGAGCTGACCGTACGCGTGGCCGCACTCAAGGCCAAGGGCGTCGTCCCCGGGCTGGGCACCATTTTGGTGGGCTCCGATCCCGGGAGCACCTGGTACGTGGGTGGCAAGCATAAGGACTGCGCGGAGGTGGGCATCACGTCCATCCGCCGCGACCTGCCGGAGGAGACCACGCAGGACGAACTCCTGGCCGTGGTCCGCGAGCTGAACGACAACCCGGAATGCACCGGCTACATCGTGCAGCTTCCCTTGCCCAAGCACATCAACCAGGACGTCATCCTGGAGGCCATGGATCCGGATAAGGACGCCGACGGCCTGCACCCAATGAACCTGGGCCGCCTGGTGGCCAACGTCAGCGGACCCATGACCTCGCCGCTGCCGTGCACCCCCAAGGGCTGCGTGGAGCTCCTCACCCGGCACGGCATCAGCCTCAAGGGCAAGCGCGTCCTCGTGGTGGGCCGCGGCGTGACCATCGGGCGTCCCGTCGGGCTACTGCTGACCCGCAAGGACGTCAACGCCACGGTCATCCTGGCGCACACCGGCACCGTGGACCTGGCCGCCGAACTCCGCCAGGCCGACGTCGTGATCGCCGCCGCGGGAGTCCCGCACATGATCAAGGCGGCGGACCTGAAGCCGGGCGCAATAGTGCTCGACGTCGGCGTGAGCCGTGTTGACGACGGCAACGGTAAGGCAGTGGTCACCGGAGACGTGGACCCCGCTGCCGCCGCCGTCGCCTCGTGGATCTCCCCGAACCCGGGCGGCGTAGGGCCGATGACCCGCGCCATGCTGCTCGCCAATGTGGTGGAGACCGCGGAGCGCCAGGCGGGAATCGCCTAG
- a CDS encoding class I SAM-dependent methyltransferase produces MDAVENALEEPGNEQRLAEFYNRRAAAGTEHTLAPQRVEQRERFISLLKAEGRHNVLEIGSGMGLDGLEFVRAGIHYTGVDLSEEHVRRSRAKGLDVSVASARQLPFPDGTFPALWTMSTLLHVPATDIDGVLRELVRVTAPSAPIAVGLWSGEDEEVLNPEDDVEPRFFSRRSDATVRQVFGRHGAIEDFVTWPEGNGEESGPGAGTWTQHYQFLILRTPDSPK; encoded by the coding sequence ATGGACGCAGTTGAGAATGCACTGGAGGAACCGGGCAACGAGCAGCGCCTCGCCGAGTTCTATAACCGCCGCGCGGCGGCCGGCACGGAACATACGCTTGCGCCCCAGCGGGTAGAACAGCGAGAGCGGTTCATCTCGCTGCTCAAGGCCGAGGGCCGGCATAACGTCCTGGAGATCGGCTCCGGCATGGGGCTCGATGGCCTGGAGTTCGTCCGGGCCGGCATCCATTACACCGGCGTTGACCTCTCCGAGGAGCACGTCCGCAGGTCCCGGGCGAAGGGCCTGGACGTCTCCGTGGCCAGCGCCCGGCAACTGCCCTTCCCGGACGGAACCTTCCCGGCCCTCTGGACCATGAGCACGCTGCTGCACGTCCCTGCCACCGATATCGACGGCGTCCTGCGCGAACTGGTGCGCGTCACGGCACCCAGCGCGCCAATCGCCGTCGGTCTCTGGTCCGGTGAGGATGAAGAGGTCCTGAACCCCGAGGACGACGTCGAACCCCGGTTCTTCAGCCGGCGCAGCGACGCGACGGTGCGGCAGGTCTTTGGCCGGCACGGTGCCATCGAGGACTTTGTCACCTGGCCGGAAGGCAACGGCGAGGAATCCGGCCCGGGCGCGGGGACCTGGACGCAGCACTACCAGTTCCTGATCCTCCGCACCCCTGACTCTCCCAAGTGA
- the trpS gene encoding tryptophan--tRNA ligase has product MTSPTSPVTKKRILSGAKPTADSLHLGNYIGAVRNWVDMQAEYDAVFFIPDLHAITVDFDPAELAKRTRVVAAQYIAAGIDPDKSIFFVQSHVPEHAQLAWALNCITGFGEASRMTQFKDKTQKSGADAATLGLFAYPTLMAADILLYQTDLVPVGEDQRQHLELTRTLAQRFNTRYGHTFTVPEATILKASAKIYDLQSPTAKMSKTGGSPHGSIQLLEDPKLAAKRIKSAVTDTGSEVRFDPEAKPGISNLLTIYSTLTGKSVAELETEYEGKMYGHLKVDLAEIMVDFITPLRNRTNELMADPAELDRLLAQGAERAREIAAVTLGQVYERMGFLPSLSLAGVR; this is encoded by the coding sequence ATGACTAGCCCGACTTCCCCGGTGACCAAGAAACGCATCCTCTCCGGCGCCAAGCCCACGGCGGACTCCCTGCATCTGGGCAACTATATTGGCGCTGTCCGCAACTGGGTGGACATGCAGGCTGAATATGATGCCGTCTTCTTCATCCCGGACCTTCACGCCATCACCGTGGACTTCGATCCCGCCGAGCTCGCCAAGCGCACCCGGGTGGTTGCCGCGCAGTACATTGCCGCCGGCATCGACCCGGACAAAAGCATCTTCTTTGTGCAGTCCCACGTCCCCGAGCACGCCCAGCTGGCCTGGGCCCTGAACTGCATCACCGGCTTCGGCGAAGCGTCCCGGATGACACAGTTCAAGGACAAGACCCAGAAGTCGGGCGCGGACGCCGCAACTCTTGGCCTGTTTGCATACCCCACGCTCATGGCAGCCGACATCCTGCTGTACCAGACTGACCTCGTGCCGGTGGGCGAGGACCAGCGGCAGCACCTGGAGCTCACCCGGACCCTGGCCCAGCGCTTCAACACCCGCTACGGCCACACGTTCACCGTGCCGGAGGCCACCATCCTCAAGGCCAGCGCCAAGATTTACGACCTCCAGAGCCCGACTGCCAAGATGTCGAAGACAGGCGGGTCGCCCCACGGTTCCATCCAGCTCCTGGAAGACCCCAAGCTCGCCGCGAAGCGCATCAAGTCCGCGGTCACTGACACCGGATCCGAGGTCCGGTTCGATCCCGAAGCCAAGCCCGGGATCTCCAACCTCCTCACCATCTACTCCACGCTCACCGGAAAGTCCGTGGCTGAGCTGGAGACGGAGTACGAGGGCAAGATGTACGGCCACCTGAAAGTGGACCTTGCGGAGATCATGGTGGACTTCATCACGCCGCTGCGGAACCGCACCAACGAACTGATGGCTGACCCGGCCGAGCTGGACCGGCTGCTGGCCCAGGGCGCCGAGCGGGCCAGGGAAATCGCCGCAGTGACCCTTGGCCAGGTCTATGAGCGCATGGGCTTTCTGCCGTCCCTCAGCCTCGCAGGGGTCCGCTAG
- a CDS encoding succinate dehydrogenase iron-sulfur subunit: MTAELAEPASKIELPAHIGGGGEIPTFDVTLRVRRYNPEVSEDATWDDFKVTMYGTDRVLDALHKVKWEIDGSVSFRRSCAHGVCGSDAMRINGRNRLACKTLLKDLDTTKPITVEPIKGLPVEKDLIVDMEPFFQSFREVMPFLINKGHEPTKERLQSAEDRERFDDTTKCILCAACTSSCPVFWTDGQYFGPAAIVNAHRFIFDSRDDAGDMRLEILNDKEGVWRCRTTFNCSEACPRGIQVTQAIAEVKQAILSRKI, translated from the coding sequence ATGACCGCTGAACTTGCTGAGCCAGCCTCCAAGATCGAACTGCCCGCACACATCGGAGGCGGCGGAGAGATCCCCACGTTCGACGTCACCCTGCGCGTTCGCCGTTACAACCCTGAGGTGTCCGAGGACGCCACCTGGGACGACTTCAAGGTGACCATGTACGGCACCGACCGCGTGCTGGACGCCCTGCACAAGGTCAAGTGGGAAATTGACGGCAGCGTTTCGTTCCGCCGTTCCTGCGCCCACGGCGTCTGCGGTTCCGATGCCATGCGCATCAACGGCCGCAACCGCCTCGCCTGCAAGACCCTCCTGAAGGACTTGGACACCACCAAGCCCATCACCGTTGAGCCCATCAAGGGCCTGCCGGTGGAGAAGGACCTGATTGTGGACATGGAGCCGTTCTTCCAGTCCTTCCGCGAAGTCATGCCGTTCCTGATCAACAAGGGCCACGAGCCCACCAAGGAACGCCTGCAGTCCGCCGAGGACCGTGAGCGCTTCGACGACACCACCAAGTGCATCCTCTGCGCGGCGTGCACGTCCTCCTGCCCGGTGTTCTGGACCGACGGGCAGTACTTCGGCCCGGCCGCGATCGTCAACGCCCACCGCTTCATCTTCGATTCCCGTGATGATGCCGGCGACATGCGCCTGGAGATCCTGAACGACAAGGAAGGCGTGTGGCGTTGCCGCACCACCTTCAACTGCTCCGAAGCATGCCCCCGCGGCATCCAGGTGACCCAGGCGATCGCCGAGGTCAAGCAGGCAATTCTCTCCCGTAAGATCTAA
- a CDS encoding exodeoxyribonuclease III, producing MISALKKDHLRIASVNVNGLRAAYKNGMAAWLEPREVDILCLQEVRAPDAIVRQLLGDGWHILHAEAEAKGRAGVAIASREEPLDTRNGIGDDYFATAGRWVEADFRVADAEGNPAQLTVASAYVHSGEVGTPKQVDKYRFLDVMTTRLPELSKHSDHALVVGDLNVGHTERDIRNWKGNVKKAGFLPDERAYFDRFFGEDIGWKDVHRGLAGDVDGPYTWWSQRGQAFDNDTGWRIDYHMATPDLAAAAFSAVVDRAPSWDTRFSDHAPLVVDYRL from the coding sequence GTGATCTCGGCATTGAAGAAGGACCACCTTCGCATCGCATCAGTCAACGTCAACGGCCTCCGGGCTGCCTACAAGAACGGTATGGCGGCATGGCTGGAGCCCCGCGAGGTGGACATTCTCTGCCTCCAGGAAGTCCGGGCCCCTGACGCGATTGTGCGCCAGCTGCTCGGTGATGGCTGGCACATCCTGCACGCCGAAGCCGAGGCCAAAGGCCGCGCCGGCGTTGCCATTGCGTCCCGTGAAGAGCCGCTGGACACCCGCAACGGCATCGGCGATGACTACTTCGCCACCGCCGGACGCTGGGTTGAGGCTGACTTCAGGGTGGCCGACGCCGAGGGGAACCCCGCGCAGCTGACCGTTGCCAGCGCCTACGTGCACTCCGGTGAAGTGGGCACACCGAAGCAGGTGGACAAGTACCGCTTTTTGGATGTCATGACCACCAGGCTGCCGGAACTGTCCAAGCACAGCGATCACGCACTGGTGGTGGGGGACCTCAACGTGGGCCACACCGAACGGGACATCAGGAACTGGAAGGGCAACGTCAAGAAGGCCGGCTTCCTGCCTGACGAACGTGCCTATTTTGACCGCTTCTTCGGCGAGGACATCGGCTGGAAGGACGTCCACCGTGGCCTGGCGGGCGACGTCGACGGCCCTTACACCTGGTGGTCACAGCGTGGGCAGGCGTTCGACAACGACACCGGCTGGCGCATCGACTACCACATGGCCACCCCGGACCTCGCCGCCGCCGCGTTCTCGGCAGTGGTTGACCGGGCGCCTTCGTGGGACACCCGCTTCTCTGACCATGCCCCGCTGGTAGTGGACTACCGGCTCTAA
- a CDS encoding gamma carbonic anhydrase family protein, translated as MAPLHTFAGNTPAVHESAFIAPTASIIGEATLAEDSSAFYGVSVRADTAAISVGAGSNLQDNVVLHADPGFPCSVGAGVSVGHAAVVHGCTVQDDCLIGMGATVLNGAVIGTGSLVAAGAVVLEGTIVPPRSLVAGVPAKVRRELTDEEFDGVKANAARYVELARAHRELHG; from the coding sequence ATGGCTCCTCTTCACACTTTCGCCGGGAACACCCCGGCCGTCCACGAATCCGCCTTCATCGCCCCGACGGCGTCGATCATCGGCGAGGCCACGCTCGCTGAGGACTCGAGCGCCTTCTACGGTGTGTCGGTCCGGGCGGACACGGCGGCCATCAGCGTCGGCGCCGGCAGCAACCTGCAGGACAACGTGGTGCTGCACGCCGATCCGGGCTTCCCCTGCAGCGTCGGGGCCGGGGTCAGTGTGGGACATGCCGCCGTCGTCCATGGCTGCACTGTGCAGGACGACTGCCTGATCGGCATGGGCGCCACCGTGCTTAACGGCGCGGTGATCGGCACCGGCTCGCTCGTGGCAGCCGGCGCCGTTGTCCTGGAGGGGACTATTGTGCCGCCCCGCTCGCTGGTTGCAGGCGTCCCGGCGAAGGTACGGCGGGAACTCACCGACGAGGAGTTCGACGGCGTGAAGGCCAACGCCGCCCGCTACGTCGAACTGGCCCGGGCGCACCGGGAACTGCACGGCTAG
- the purU gene encoding formyltetrahydrofolate deformylase produces MTEEQLNRAYVLTLSCPDRPGIVHAVAGALLVAGCNILDSQQYGSPATGNFFMRVEATTTASRAEVQAALEPVVHSFGMQWSLNPVGQKVRTLLMASTSAHCLNDILFQQRSGTLPIEIPAIVSNHRDLAGLAEFYGIPFHHIPVTPDTKAQAEDKLRALMAEHDIELTVLARYMQIISDDLCAELTGKAINIHHSFLPSFKGAKPYHQAHARGVKLIGATAHYVTAALDEGPIIEQEVIRVDHARTPEQFVQMGRDVEGRTLTQAVQWHAEHRVLLDGNRTVVFN; encoded by the coding sequence GTGACTGAAGAGCAGCTGAACCGAGCTTACGTATTGACATTGTCCTGCCCGGACCGACCCGGAATTGTCCACGCTGTGGCCGGAGCGCTGCTGGTGGCGGGCTGTAATATTTTGGACTCGCAGCAGTATGGCAGCCCCGCAACCGGCAACTTCTTTATGCGGGTGGAAGCGACGACGACGGCCTCCCGGGCCGAGGTCCAGGCTGCCCTCGAGCCGGTGGTCCACTCGTTCGGCATGCAGTGGAGTCTCAACCCCGTGGGCCAGAAGGTGCGCACGCTCCTGATGGCCAGCACGTCCGCGCACTGCCTCAACGACATCCTGTTCCAGCAGCGCTCCGGCACCCTGCCCATCGAGATCCCCGCCATTGTTTCCAACCACCGCGACCTTGCCGGGCTGGCCGAGTTCTACGGCATCCCGTTCCACCACATCCCGGTCACCCCGGACACCAAGGCCCAGGCCGAGGACAAGCTGCGCGCCCTCATGGCCGAGCACGATATCGAACTGACCGTCCTGGCCCGCTACATGCAGATCATTTCGGATGACCTGTGCGCGGAGCTCACCGGCAAGGCCATCAACATCCACCACTCGTTCCTGCCGTCCTTCAAGGGCGCCAAGCCCTATCACCAGGCCCACGCCCGCGGGGTCAAGCTGATCGGCGCCACTGCCCACTACGTCACGGCTGCCCTGGACGAGGGCCCCATCATCGAGCAGGAAGTCATCCGCGTGGACCACGCCCGCACGCCTGAGCAGTTCGTGCAGATGGGCCGGGACGTGGAGGGCCGCACGCTGACGCAGGCCGTCCAATGGCATGCAGAACACCGGGTCCTCCTGGACGGCAACCGGACAGTGGTCTTTAACTAA
- a CDS encoding YihY/virulence factor BrkB family protein has translation MEWGKARRSGGGPVASSLAMLQWLLARLNAFRPMRAWQHYNLQHGPLMSAGIGFNMFFSITGLLATGFSVAGLVLRGQPALLDTIISSVARSAPGLLKVGGGEGLVDPNDLLNPDGLGWTAVIAAVVTVITSLGWIAGLRDGLRGVVRLPPLKINPIVLKLRDAGTLLLLGVALVISAGASLVFGTAAGWVTDFLQLDPAVAGPLTTVIKIGVPLTLNWVTAVIMFRLVGGLKLSRRALLEGTILAAVGTTVLQVFSTELLAGAGRNPILAPFAIIIGLLIWFNLVSQVYLVSAGWSTIREEDLRSAPAGQDKALWGSRQVQPGKVPVEGHSDGKGPGAGHQGSPAVTSRRRGTGRPRQK, from the coding sequence ATGGAGTGGGGCAAAGCCAGAAGGTCCGGCGGCGGCCCGGTGGCCAGCTCGCTGGCGATGCTCCAGTGGCTGCTGGCCAGGCTTAATGCCTTCCGCCCGATGCGCGCGTGGCAGCACTACAACCTCCAGCATGGCCCGTTGATGAGCGCCGGCATCGGCTTCAACATGTTCTTCTCCATCACCGGCCTGTTGGCCACGGGTTTCTCCGTTGCCGGCCTGGTGTTGCGGGGCCAGCCTGCCCTGCTGGACACCATCATCAGCAGCGTGGCCCGGAGTGCGCCCGGACTGCTGAAGGTGGGCGGGGGAGAAGGCTTGGTTGATCCGAATGACCTCCTGAACCCGGACGGCCTCGGCTGGACCGCCGTGATCGCCGCCGTGGTTACGGTCATCACGTCCCTGGGCTGGATCGCCGGACTCCGCGACGGCCTGCGCGGTGTGGTGCGGTTGCCGCCCCTGAAGATCAACCCGATTGTCCTCAAACTGCGCGACGCTGGCACCCTGCTGCTCCTGGGAGTGGCCCTGGTGATCAGCGCCGGAGCGTCCCTGGTGTTCGGCACGGCGGCCGGCTGGGTCACCGACTTCCTGCAGCTGGATCCGGCGGTGGCAGGTCCGCTGACCACCGTGATCAAGATCGGTGTGCCGCTGACGCTCAACTGGGTCACCGCCGTCATCATGTTCCGGCTGGTCGGTGGGCTCAAGCTCTCCCGGCGGGCACTCCTGGAGGGGACCATCCTTGCCGCGGTGGGCACCACCGTCCTTCAGGTCTTCAGCACTGAACTGCTGGCCGGTGCGGGACGGAACCCCATCCTGGCGCCGTTTGCCATCATCATCGGCCTGCTGATCTGGTTCAACCTGGTCAGTCAGGTCTACCTCGTGTCCGCCGGCTGGTCCACCATCCGTGAAGAGGACCTCAGGAGCGCACCCGCAGGCCAGGACAAAGCCCTGTGGGGCTCCCGGCAGGTCCAGCCCGGCAAAGTACCCGTGGAGGGCCACAGCGACGGAAAGGGCCCCGGCGCCGGGCACCAGGGCAGCCCGGCAGTTACTTCCCGGCGTCGAGGTACTGGTCGGCCCAGGCAGAAATAA